CCCGAACCAGCCGCTGCTGGCCACGGACGCGCTGCCCGCCGTGGCGGCCGACCCGCAGGTGCGTCGGGTGCGTGGCGGTGAGGTCGACCGGCTCTTCCCGGCGGCGGTGGCGATGTACACCGAGGAGGTGGGGGTCTCCCCGCTGACCGAGGACGGTGGACGCGGCTACCGGCGGCGGGTCACCGACCTGGTCCGGGCCGGCCGGGCGTACGCCCGCTTCGTGGACGGCAAGGTGGTCTTCAAGGCCGAGCTGGCGGTGGTGACCCGACGCACCGCACAGGTCCAGGGGGTGTGGGTGGCCCCGGAGTGGCGGGGCCGGGGGATCGCCACCGCGGCGATGGCGGCGGTGGTCCGGGACGCCCTGCTCCGGGTCGCCCCCACGGTGAGCCTCTATGTCAACGACTTCAACACCCCGGCCCGCCGGGTCTACGAGCGCTGCGGGTTCCGCCCGGTCGGCACCCTCGCCACCGTCCTCTTCTGAGGGTCCACCGGCCCCGGCATGGCCGGGATCACGTCGCCTCGAATTGCGCTGAACCGGACTAACGGCGTTATGCTGACCATGTTTTTGTACTGACCAGTCAGTTTAGTCAGGCGGGATGAGGACGTTGAAGATCATTGAGGCCGAAGGGCTGGGCCTGCGGACCCGGCGCGGCTGGGTGTACCGCGACGTCGACCTGGCCGCCGAGTCGGGCGAACTGCACGCGGTGACCGGGCCGCCCGGCAGCGGGCGTACCTCTCTGCTGCTCGCGCTGGCCGGCCGCTTCCCGCACACCGACGGCGAACTGCGCCGCCGGGGACCGGCCGCGCTGGGCCAGGTCGCCGGAGTGCACGAACCCGACCCGACGCTGACCGTCGCCGAGCACATCCAGGAGCGGCTGCTGCTGCTCGGGCCGGTACCGCGACGCCGCCGGCAACTCGTCCCGGTCGCCGCCGTCCGCGCCCGCCGGGCCTACCGCCGCGACGCCTTCGCCGCCGCCATCGCCGGCGCCGGCTTCACCGACGTCCCGCTCGACCCCGACGTGTACGGCCGGGACCTCACCCCCGTCCAGCGGCAGGTGCTCGGCCTGGTCCTGGCCAGCCTCAGCGGCCCCAGCCTGATCGTCGCCGACGACGTGGACGCCGGTTCCGACGCCCCCGAACGGCAGTGGATCTGGGACGCACTGGCCCGCCTCGCCGACCAGGGGTACGCCGTCGTCGCCAGCGCCCGCGCCGTCGAGGCCGGCAGCGCGGCGATCGTGCACCGCATCGGCGACCCGACCCTGCCCGCGCGTACCGAACTCATCCCGCCCCCGGCTGCCGCCCCCGCGCTCGTCGCGCCCCGCGCGGCGGCCCAGGACCAGACCTCTGAGGTGAAAGCATGAGCGTCGTCCGACTCGCGCTGTTCGAGCTGCGCCGGATGACCCGGGGGCGGCTGCCGCGCGCCGCGCTCGCCGTCCTCACCGTGATCCCGCTGCTCTACGGCGCCCTCTACCTCTACGCCTTCTGGGACCCGTACGGGAACCTGGACCGCATCCCGGTCGCGCTGGTCAACGCCGACCGGCCGGCCAAGGCCAGCGACGGCACCGAGGTGCACGCCGGCAAGGACCTCGCCGACGAGCTGATCGACCGGAAGGTCTTCGGCTGGACCGAGACCGACGCGGACGACGCCACCGCCGGGCTGCGCAGCGGCCGCTACCACCTGGTCTTCTCCATCCCGGCGGACTTCTCCGCCAGCCTCGCGGCCAGCCCGGAACCCGACCGGCCGGCCCGACAGGGTGAGCTGAAGGTGGTCAACGACGACGCCACCAACTACCTCTCCGGGCTGCTCGCCCGCTCCGCGTTCAGCGAGATCCGGGCCGCCGCGGCGGAGAGCACGGCCGCGTCGTACTTCGACAAGATGCTGGTCGGCTTCACCGACGCGAAGGCCGAGACCGGCCGGGCCGCCGACGGCGCCGGGCAGCTCCACGACGGGCTCGACGCCTCCGGGAACGGGGCCGGGAAGATCGCCGCCGGGCTGGACAGCGCGGAGGACGGTGCCGGGCAGCTCGCCGCCGGCCTGGACAAGTCCGCGCAGGGGGCCGACAAGCTCGCCTCCGGGCTCGACCAGCTCTACACCGGTGCCGCGCAGCTCGCCGACGGCACCAACCGCGCGGCCACCCAGACCCGCGCCGCCGCGGCCAAGGTGGACGCCGCCGCCGACAAGTACGAGCCGTTGCTGCGCAAGAACGCCACCGACCTGCAGAAGGCCGCCACCGCGGTCGCCGAGGGCGCGCAGGCGCTCGCCGACGGCATCGACGCGCTGCCGGCCAAGGCGGACGAGGTGGTGACCCAGGCGGAGAAGGTCCGCGACCGCCTCGACACGCTGGCCAAGGCGCATCCCGAACTCGCCGACGACCCCGACTTCGTGGCCGCCCGACAGGCCGCCGACAAGGCCGTCAGCACCGCGAAGGCGATGGTGTCCACCCTGGACAAGACCGACCTGGCCACGTTGAAGAAGAAGATGACCGAGGTCGCCGCCACCGCCCGCGAGGTGGCCGCCGCCGCGCCGCACCTCGCCGACGACGTCGCGTCGGCGCGTACCAAGGTGGACCAGCTCGCCAGCGGCCTCACCACTCTCGCCGACGGCAGCGCGAAGCTGCGCGACGGGCTCGGCGGTGCGGCGAACGGCGCCGACCAGCTGCGCGGCGGGCTCTTCCGGCTGTCCACCGGCGCGCGTCAGCTCGACGGTGGCCTGAACCAGCTCGGCACCGGCAGCGACCGCCTGGTCAGCGGCCTGACCAAGCTGGAGAGCGGGGCCGGCGAACTGGCCGACGGGCTCGCCGCCGGGGCGGACAAGCTGCCCGGCTACCACGACGCGGACAGGCGCTCCGACGTCCTCGGCGACCCGGTCGGCCTGATCCGCAACTCCCAGCACCCGGCCGGCTCGTACGGCGTGGGCTTCGCCCCGTACTTCCTGGCCCTGGCGCTCTGGGTCGGCGCGATGATCACGTACATGCTGCTGCGGCCGGTCAACCGGCGGCACGTGATGTCCGGCGCACCCGGCTGGCGGGTCGCGCTCGCCGGCTGGCTGCCCGCCGCGGGCATCGGGGTGGCCCAGGTCGCGGTGCTCTTCACCGTGGTCACCCTGGCGCTCGGCCTGGACCCGGCGCACCCGGTGGCGACCTTCGGCCTGCTCGCGCTGACCTCGCTCGCCTTCACCGCCATCATGCAGCTGCTCGGGGTGGCGCTCGGCCCGGCCGGTAGGCTCGCCGCGCTGGCCCTGCTGATGCTCCAGCTCACCTCCTCCGGCGGCACCTACCCGGTGCAGACGTCACCCGGCTTCTTCCAGGCCGTCCACCCGTGGCTGCCGATGACGTACGTGGTGGCCGGGCTGCGGCACACCGTCAACGGCGGTCCGGCCGGGACGGTGGTCACCGGAGCCCTCGTGCTCGCCGCGTTCGGGATCGGCGCGCTGGTGCTGACCGTCGGCGCGACGCGCCGCTCACGCCGGCTCACCCCGGCCAAGCTGCACCCCGAACTGACCATGTGAGGATGCTGGCGGACCGGCGGCGACGCCGCCGGAGGAGCCGGACGGGGGATGACGAGTGACGGACGGACGGACGCGGCGGCGGGAGGACACCCGCCAACGCCTCTTCGTGGCCGCGGTGGACCTCATCGCCGAGCAGGGCTTCTCGGCGACCACCGTGGACGACATCGCGGCCCGGGCCGGGGTGGCGAAGGGGACCGTCTACTACAACTTCGAGTCCAAGACGGTGCTCTTCGAGGAGCTGCTGCGGCACGGCATCGGCCTGCTCACCGCCGACTTCCGGGCCGCGGTCGACGGGCTGCCGCCGCGCGAGGCGCTCGCCGCCCTGGTTCGCGCCGAACTGGAGTACATCCGCCGCTACCGGGCCTTCGCCCAGCTGCTGCTGTCGGAGATGTGGCGGACCAACCGAGAGTGGCAGCAGACCCTGCGGCTGCTGCGCGGCGAGGCGATCGAGGTGATCGCGGAGACCGTCCGGGCCGGCGTGGCCAGCGGCGACCTGCCGGCCGACCTCGACGTGGGCACGGCCAGCTCGGCGCTGTTCGGGGTCGGCCTGGTGGTGGCGGTGGACTGGCTGGTCTTCCAACCGGACCGGCCGATCGACGACGTGCAGGAGGCGCTGCTCGGCATCGTCCGCCGGGTCGCCCAGACCTGACCGGGTCCGCATAAATTACGTTGAAATACCGCACGGGTACGGAGCAGGCTGGGACTTCGCCATCGAGCTACCGGGGGATGTCCGATGCGCCTGCTCCGTGACCTGTGGGCTGCCGCCCCCCGTCGCCTGACCGTGGTGGCCGTGCTGATCCTGCTCGGTGCCGGCGGCCAGGCCGCCGCCTCCGCGCTGGCCGGTCCGGTGCTGGTGCACCGCTCGGCCGGCTGGTTCGTGGGCCTGGTCGTGGCGCTGGTCGCCGCCGTCCTCGCCGACCTGGGGGTCGGGCTGCTGATGGCCCGGCTCACCGCCGACTGGTCCGCCGACGTGCGCCGCCGGCTCTGCCGGGTCGCCCTCGGGCAGGACCTGCCCACCCTGGAGACCACCCCGGTGGGCGAGCTGCTCGACCGGATCGACAACGACGTCTATCAGGTCGCCGCCGAACTGCGGAACACCGGCATGCGGCTGGCCTGGGGACTCGCCGTGTGCCTGCTCGCCACGGTCAGCGCGCTGTTCGTCTGGTGGCCGGCCGGCGTCGGGATGATCGTGCTGACCGGTCTGCTCGCCGTGGCGCTGCGCGGCCCCACCGCGCGGATCGCGCCGGCCCGGATGGTCGAGGAGGAGGCCTGGTCCGACCTCGCCGCCGTGATGGAGGAGGCCGTCCACGGGCAGGACGACGTCCGGACCAGCCTGGCCCGGCCGTACGTGCTGCGCCTCTACGCGCGGCGGGCCGCCGAGGTGATCGCCCAGGGTGGCCGGGTGTTCCGGCTCTCCGCCCGGGTCACCGCCCTCGCCGCCGGCGCGGTCCGGGTGGGCATCGTCGGCGTGGTCCTCGCCGGTGCCTGGGCACTGGCCACCGGTCGGGTCGACGGGGCCCGGTTGACCGCCGTCTGGCTGCTCGCCATCTCCTTCGGCGCGACCGTGGAACACATCGCCCGCTGGGTGCCGCATTTGCAGCAGGCGCTCGGCGCCTGGGGCCGGGTGCAGCTGCTCGCCGACTCCCGGCAGGAACCGGCCGGCGGGGTCGTACCCGTCGACGGCGACCTGACCGTCCGGGGGCTCACCTTCCGCTACCCGTCCGGCGGGGACGAGCGGGAGCCGGCGCTGCGCGACATCCGGCTGACCTTCGCCCGCGGCCGGTCGTACGCGCTGGTCGGGCGGACCGGGTCGGGCAAGTCGACCCTCGCGAAGGTGCTCACCCGGGCCGTCGACGTGCCCCGGGGCACCGTCTTCCTCGGCGACACCGACCTGGTGGAGCTGGACGTCGAAGCGCTGCGCCGGTGGATCGCCGTGGTGCCGCAGCGTACCGAGATCCTGGCCGGCACCCTCGCCGAGAACGTCGCGCTCTTCGACCCCGACCTGCTCGACGACGCGACCCGGGCGCTGGAGGAGCTGGGGCTGGCCGGCTGGATCGCCGAACTGCCCGACGGGGTGCACACCCGGCTGGGCGAGGGCGGGCAGGCGCTCTCCGCCGGCCAGGAGCAGCTGGTGGCGTTCGCCCGGATCCTGGTCCGCGACCCGCGCGTGGTGATCCTCGACGAGGCCACCGCCCGGCTCGACCCGGTCACCGAGACCCGGGTACGCCAGGCCACCGAACGGCTGCTCACCGACCGGATCGGCGTCGTCATCGCGCACCGGCTCTCCTCGGTGCGGCGCTGCGACGAGGTGGTCATGATGGCCGACGGGGCGGTGCTGGAGGCGGGGCCGCTGCGCGAGTCGGCGCGCTTCGCCGAACTGCTGGCGACCAGCCGGGCCGGCGCGTACGCGGCGACCGGTGCCGGGCGGGGCGGGGTGGACCTGCTGGACGGTCCGGAGTGGGCCGACGAGGAGCCGCCGGCCGCACCGGTCGGGGTCGACCGGCCGGCCACTGTGGTCGTACCCAAGGGCGACCCGCCGCCGCTGCCACCGGCACCGCCCGCGCGGACCATGCGGGAGATCCTGCGCCTGGCCACCAACGACCCACGGTACGGCCTGGTGTCGGTCAGCATGTTCGTGGTCATGACGCTGCTCGGCCTGGACGGTTCGGTGCTGCCGTGGCTCTGGGCCGACCTGGTCGGCGGCGGCGACCCGTGGCTGCCGGCGCTCGGCATCGCCGCCGCGCTGCTGGTCGTCCTGCCGCTGCCCTACCTGACCAACCTGTGGTTCCCGCAGTGGTGGATCCGGCAGATGCTGCGGATCAGCCTGCGCCTGGTGCACGGGCAGACCGGGGCGCGCCGGATCAGCGGGCACACCCCGGCGGAGGTGGTCGCCCAGGGCGGCGACACCGACCGGGTGGTGCAGCTCGCCGACAACCTGGTGGACCAGCTCATCTCGGTGGCCATCCTGGTCACCATGACCGTGGTGACCGGCAGCGTCGTGCCGGCGCTGTTCTTCCTCGGCACGATGCTGGTCTCCGGGTTGGCGGCGACGCTGTTCGGGCCCAGGTTGGAACGCACCGCCGCCGGCACCGTGAAGGCGCGGGCCGCCTTCGCCACCGCGCTGGTCTCCTCACTCTCCGCCGCCCGTACGGTGAAGCTCGCCGGCGCCACCCGCCCGGTGCTGGACCACCTCGCCACGCTGGACACCGTGCGCAGCGACCGGCAGCGCCGGGAGATCTCCATGCAGGTGTGGGCGCGGTCCACCCCGTCGGTGGTCAGCGGACTGCTGCCGATCGGGGCGTGGGCGCTCTACCTGGCCGGTGGGCTCAGCGCGGGGGCCACCCTGGTGGCGGTCTCCACCCTCGGCGCGGCCCGCTGGTTCGCCTGGACCACCGCCGCGCTGGTGTCCCAGTACCCGTCGGCGCGGGTCTGGACCCGCCGGACGGTGGCGATGACGGGGATCGGCCACTATTCGGCGGCGGTGCCGGGGGTGGACCTGGCCGCCGGGACCGCCCCGGCACCGCCGGCGCCGCCCCGGCATCCGCTGCGCCGGCTGGACCTGGTCGGATTCGGCGCCCTGCACCCGGACGGGACGCTCGCCGTGCGGGAGGTCGACCTCACCGTCCAACGGGGACAGCTGGTGCTCGTGGTGGGGCCGGTCGGCGCCGGCAAGTCCTCGCTGCTGCGGGCGCTCGCCGGGATCGTGCACCACACCGGCGCGCTGCGCTGGAACGGCGAGCCGGTGACCGAGCCGGAGCTGTTCCTGCGCCCCAACCAGGTCGGGTACGTGGGTCAGCTGCCGCGCGTGCTCTCCGGCACGGTGGCGGACAACATCGCCCTCGGCCACGACGTCGACCCCGCCGACGCGGTCAGCACCGCCCAGCTGGAGCACGACCTGGCGGCGGCCGGCGGTGGGCTCGGGCTGCTGATCGGGCACAAGGGCACCCGGCTCTCCGGCGGGCAGCTGCAACGGCTGGCGCTGGCCCGGGCACTCGCGCCGCGTACCGAGCTGCTGGTCGCCGACGACGTGTCGTCCGCGCTGGACGTCACCACCGAGCTGGCGCTCTGGGCGGCGCTGCGCGAGCACGGGGTGACCGTGGTCGGGTCGACCTCCAAGCGGGCCGCCCTGGTCCGCGCCGACCACGTCGTGGTCCTGACCGACGGCGTCGTCGCGGCCCAGGGCCCCTGGCGCGAGCTGGAGGCCGACTGGGGTCACCTGGCCGGCTGAGCGCCACCGGCGGGTCGCCCTGCCGGTGGCGCTCCTGGCGCGTCAGAAGGCGCGAGCGTACTGGTCCGACCAGCCGGGCTCGGCGCCCAGCTTGGCGGCGGCGCGGCGCGGCCAGTAGGGGTCGCGGAGCAGTTCCCGGCCGAGCAGGACCAGGTCGGCCTCCCCGGCGGCGACGATCTGTTCGGCCTGCTCGGGCTCGACGATCAGGCCGACCGCGCCGGTGAGCACGCCCGCGTCGCGGCGGATCCGCGCGGCGAGCGGCACCTGGTAGCCGGGGCCGACCGGGATGGCGGCGCCCGTCGAGGCGCCCCCGGAGGAGGCGTCCACCAGGTCCACCCCGGCGGCGGCCAGCTCGCCGGCGAGCGCGACGCTGTCCTCGACGGTCCAGCCGCCCTCGACCCAGTCGGTGGCGGAGATGCGGGCCAGCACCGGCACCGACTCGCCGACCGCGGCGCGGACCGCGTGCGCCACCTCCAGCGTCAGCCGCATCCGCCCGGCCCGGTCACCGCCGTACCCGTCGGTGCGGTGGTTGGTCAGCGGCGACAGGAACTCGTGCAGCAGATAGCCGTGCGCGGCGTGGATCTCCACCGCGGCGAAGCCGGCGTCCAGCGCCCGGCCGGCGGCGGTGGCGAAGGCGGCCACCACGGCGGCGATCCCGGCCGCGTCCAGCGCGGTCGGCTCGCGGTAGTCCGGCAGGAACGGCTCGCCGCCCGGCCCGACGGGGGTCCAGCCGCCCTCGGCGTCCGGCACGCCACCCCGCTGCCGGTCCCACGGCCGGTAGGTGGAGGCCTTGAAGCCGGCGTGCGCGAGCTGCACGGCCGGCACCGCGCCCTGCGCGGCGACGAACGCGGTGATCGGCCGCCAGGCGTCGACGTGCGCGTCGGACCAGAGGCCGACGTCCTGCGGGCTGATCCGCCCCTCCGGGACCACCGCGGTGGCCTCGGTCAGGACCAGGCCGGCACCGCCGACGGCCCGGGACCCGAGGTGTACGCGGTGCCAGTCGGTGGGCAGGCCGTCCGGCCCGGCGCTGTACTGGCACATCGGGGCGAGCGCCACCCGGTTGGGCAGGGTGACGCCACGCAGGGTGAGCGGGGTGAACAGGACACTCATCAGGCGATCCTCCGTCGACGGGCGACGAGGAGGCACCTCGGGGGAGGTGCCTCCTCGTCGCACTGGTGGGTGGTCGGGTCGGTGCCGTGGCTCAGGCGGGGACGAGTTCGTCCTGCCGGGCCGGTCGGTCGGCCTCGTCGGG
The Micromonospora sp. R77 DNA segment above includes these coding regions:
- a CDS encoding DUF4081 domain-containing GNAT family N-acetyltransferase, encoding MLTVPVRQLGESERRAVERLLDLDPFAGAQVAERVAARGLAWWRAEGRILGYGSRRSLESICWLGGNLTPVLASESAVEAFAEQLGTEERVCSSIVGRADAVLGLWDRLSAHWGPARDVRPNQPLLATDALPAVAADPQVRRVRGGEVDRLFPAAVAMYTEEVGVSPLTEDGGRGYRRRVTDLVRAGRAYARFVDGKVVFKAELAVVTRRTAQVQGVWVAPEWRGRGIATAAMAAVVRDALLRVAPTVSLYVNDFNTPARRVYERCGFRPVGTLATVLF
- a CDS encoding ATP-binding cassette domain-containing protein codes for the protein MKIIEAEGLGLRTRRGWVYRDVDLAAESGELHAVTGPPGSGRTSLLLALAGRFPHTDGELRRRGPAALGQVAGVHEPDPTLTVAEHIQERLLLLGPVPRRRRQLVPVAAVRARRAYRRDAFAAAIAGAGFTDVPLDPDVYGRDLTPVQRQVLGLVLASLSGPSLIVADDVDAGSDAPERQWIWDALARLADQGYAVVASARAVEAGSAAIVHRIGDPTLPARTELIPPPAAAPALVAPRAAAQDQTSEVKA
- a CDS encoding YhgE/Pip family protein produces the protein MSVVRLALFELRRMTRGRLPRAALAVLTVIPLLYGALYLYAFWDPYGNLDRIPVALVNADRPAKASDGTEVHAGKDLADELIDRKVFGWTETDADDATAGLRSGRYHLVFSIPADFSASLAASPEPDRPARQGELKVVNDDATNYLSGLLARSAFSEIRAAAAESTAASYFDKMLVGFTDAKAETGRAADGAGQLHDGLDASGNGAGKIAAGLDSAEDGAGQLAAGLDKSAQGADKLASGLDQLYTGAAQLADGTNRAATQTRAAAAKVDAAADKYEPLLRKNATDLQKAATAVAEGAQALADGIDALPAKADEVVTQAEKVRDRLDTLAKAHPELADDPDFVAARQAADKAVSTAKAMVSTLDKTDLATLKKKMTEVAATAREVAAAAPHLADDVASARTKVDQLASGLTTLADGSAKLRDGLGGAANGADQLRGGLFRLSTGARQLDGGLNQLGTGSDRLVSGLTKLESGAGELADGLAAGADKLPGYHDADRRSDVLGDPVGLIRNSQHPAGSYGVGFAPYFLALALWVGAMITYMLLRPVNRRHVMSGAPGWRVALAGWLPAAGIGVAQVAVLFTVVTLALGLDPAHPVATFGLLALTSLAFTAIMQLLGVALGPAGRLAALALLMLQLTSSGGTYPVQTSPGFFQAVHPWLPMTYVVAGLRHTVNGGPAGTVVTGALVLAAFGIGALVLTVGATRRSRRLTPAKLHPELTM
- a CDS encoding TetR/AcrR family transcriptional regulator, which encodes MTDGRTRRREDTRQRLFVAAVDLIAEQGFSATTVDDIAARAGVAKGTVYYNFESKTVLFEELLRHGIGLLTADFRAAVDGLPPREALAALVRAELEYIRRYRAFAQLLLSEMWRTNREWQQTLRLLRGEAIEVIAETVRAGVASGDLPADLDVGTASSALFGVGLVVAVDWLVFQPDRPIDDVQEALLGIVRRVAQT
- a CDS encoding ABC transporter ATP-binding protein, coding for MRLLRDLWAAAPRRLTVVAVLILLGAGGQAAASALAGPVLVHRSAGWFVGLVVALVAAVLADLGVGLLMARLTADWSADVRRRLCRVALGQDLPTLETTPVGELLDRIDNDVYQVAAELRNTGMRLAWGLAVCLLATVSALFVWWPAGVGMIVLTGLLAVALRGPTARIAPARMVEEEAWSDLAAVMEEAVHGQDDVRTSLARPYVLRLYARRAAEVIAQGGRVFRLSARVTALAAGAVRVGIVGVVLAGAWALATGRVDGARLTAVWLLAISFGATVEHIARWVPHLQQALGAWGRVQLLADSRQEPAGGVVPVDGDLTVRGLTFRYPSGGDEREPALRDIRLTFARGRSYALVGRTGSGKSTLAKVLTRAVDVPRGTVFLGDTDLVELDVEALRRWIAVVPQRTEILAGTLAENVALFDPDLLDDATRALEELGLAGWIAELPDGVHTRLGEGGQALSAGQEQLVAFARILVRDPRVVILDEATARLDPVTETRVRQATERLLTDRIGVVIAHRLSSVRRCDEVVMMADGAVLEAGPLRESARFAELLATSRAGAYAATGAGRGGVDLLDGPEWADEEPPAAPVGVDRPATVVVPKGDPPPLPPAPPARTMREILRLATNDPRYGLVSVSMFVVMTLLGLDGSVLPWLWADLVGGGDPWLPALGIAAALLVVLPLPYLTNLWFPQWWIRQMLRISLRLVHGQTGARRISGHTPAEVVAQGGDTDRVVQLADNLVDQLISVAILVTMTVVTGSVVPALFFLGTMLVSGLAATLFGPRLERTAAGTVKARAAFATALVSSLSAARTVKLAGATRPVLDHLATLDTVRSDRQRREISMQVWARSTPSVVSGLLPIGAWALYLAGGLSAGATLVAVSTLGAARWFAWTTAALVSQYPSARVWTRRTVAMTGIGHYSAAVPGVDLAAGTAPAPPAPPRHPLRRLDLVGFGALHPDGTLAVREVDLTVQRGQLVLVVGPVGAGKSSLLRALAGIVHHTGALRWNGEPVTEPELFLRPNQVGYVGQLPRVLSGTVADNIALGHDVDPADAVSTAQLEHDLAAAGGGLGLLIGHKGTRLSGGQLQRLALARALAPRTELLVADDVSSALDVTTELALWAALREHGVTVVGSTSKRAALVRADHVVVLTDGVVAAQGPWRELEADWGHLAG
- a CDS encoding NADH:flavin oxidoreductase/NADH oxidase, giving the protein MSVLFTPLTLRGVTLPNRVALAPMCQYSAGPDGLPTDWHRVHLGSRAVGGAGLVLTEATAVVPEGRISPQDVGLWSDAHVDAWRPITAFVAAQGAVPAVQLAHAGFKASTYRPWDRQRGGVPDAEGGWTPVGPGGEPFLPDYREPTALDAAGIAAVVAAFATAAGRALDAGFAAVEIHAAHGYLLHEFLSPLTNHRTDGYGGDRAGRMRLTLEVAHAVRAAVGESVPVLARISATDWVEGGWTVEDSVALAGELAAAGVDLVDASSGGASTGAAIPVGPGYQVPLAARIRRDAGVLTGAVGLIVEPEQAEQIVAAGEADLVLLGRELLRDPYWPRRAAAKLGAEPGWSDQYARAF